The Pygocentrus nattereri isolate fPygNat1 chromosome 17, fPygNat1.pri, whole genome shotgun sequence genome window below encodes:
- the fam222bb gene encoding protein FAM222B gives MLACLPVSTPSLQILTHTQMNTGLQKWDTTQKMRSAQYPTPAELDAYAKKVANNPLTIKIFPSSVKVPQRKHLRRTVNGLDTSSQRYSPYPSQVSTRTGLLAIVKVPVKGILKEFEGGRARFLPKIVMNPQSGPYGTPSTLNLPQTVPRMQALSQPQLLAQKSLSHRQSLQAQQALPHPHTMQQQKVLAHPPSLQQQQSLGHQQTVHPSLASQQAAPHHALNHQHTLVQQQQHHQSGSQGLRHLPDMAQSACLQHAQGFPQSQQVPQATGAGPPASSGVMQPLQHPPGMQVPGKLPDADAPPNVTVSTSTIPLSMAASLHQNRPGDLNSIVHQINQFCQARAGVSATSVCEGQIANPSPISRNLLINASSRVCTHNPLPSCALSNTSDKTGPVPALTLPSMAAMNRMPAYHDLKQQQAQPQLPQQQQLQQRSWNQQQLAHLQPLQDGAHPSKNPPRDLPGFPTKSMSYPQDACMGQPFSLKPLIDKPTPSPPVSAMPGAMNYSNGHYMQPPWNSILPTPNSDSSGSQDLAIPFHGGLSGASIDCTPGAQYRTGAGASGQTNAMQTMEYVGGDFQTPCFREQNAAMMKMRRPPDTGDSRNVHIHHPGYR, from the exons ATGCTGGCCTGTCTGCCGGTATCAACCCCCTCTCTCCAGATTCTCACCCACACGCAGATGAACACTGGACTTCAGAAAT gGGACACTACGCAGAAGATGAGATCTGCACAGTATCCAACCCCAGCGGAATTGGATGCCTATGCTAAGAAAGTTGCCAATAACCCACTGACTATAAAAATCTTCCCCAGTAGCGTGAAGGTACCTCAGAGAAAGCATCTCCGGCGTACAGTGAACGGTCTTGACACATCCAGTCAGCGATACAGTCCTTACCCATCTCAGGTCAGCACCAGGACAGGCCTCTTGGCCATAGTCAAAGTTCCTGTTAAAGGAATCCTCAAGGAGTTTGAAGGCGGCCGAGCCCGCTTCCTCCCCAAGATCGTCATGAACCCGCAGAGTGGACCCTACGGCACTCCAAGCACTTTAAACCTGCCTCAGACTGTTCCTCGCATGCAggcactatcccaaccacagcTGTTGGCCCAGAAGAGCCTTTCCCACCGTCAGAGCTTGCAGGCCCAGCAGGCCCTTCCCCATCCCCATACGATGCAGCAGCAGAAGGTTCTAGCTCATCCTCCTAGTTTACAACAGCAGCAAAGCCTGGGCCATCAGCAGACTGTCCATCCTAGCCTGGCTAGCCAGCAGGCTGCACCTCATCATGCTCTCAACCACCAACACACCCtcgtgcagcagcagcagcaccaccaGTCAGGTTCACAGGGCCTCCGGCACCTTCCTGACATGGCTCAGTCAGCCTGCCTGCAGCACGCCCAGGGTTTCCCCCAATCTCAGCAGGTTCCTCAAGCCACTGGTGCAGGCCCTCCAGCCTCCAGTGGCGTCATGCAGCCGCTGCAGCACCCACCAGGCATGCAGGTTCCTGGCAAGCTCCCTGATGCTGATGCCCCTCCTAATGTGACTGTGTCTACCTCAACTATCCCGCTGTCTATGGCTGCCAGCCTGCACCAGAACCGGCCCGGCGACCTGAACAGTATCGTGCACCAGATCAACCAGTTTTGCCAGGCCCGGGCTGGTGTGAGTGCTACCTCCGTGTGCGAAGGACAGATCGCCAACCCCAGCCCCATCAGCCGCAACCTGCTGATTAACGCCAGCTCCAGAGTGTGCACCCACAACCCTCTACCCTCTTGCGCCCTCAGCAACACTTCAGACAAAACTGGCCCTGTTCCTGCTCTTACACTGCCTAGCATGGCCGCCATGAACAGGATGCCTGCTTATCATGATTTGAAGCAGCAGCAGGCCCAACCTCAGTTGCCACAGCAACAACAACTTCAGCAGCGCTCATGGAACCAGCAGCAGCTGGCTCACCTCCAGCCCCTGCAGGACGGCGCCCACCCCAGCAAGAATCCACCCAGAGACCTGCCCGGCTTCCCCACCAAGAGCATGAGTTACCCACAGGACGCATGCATGGGCCAGCCGTTCAGTCTGAAGCCCCTCATAGACAAGCCCACACCCTCTCCCCCGGTCAGTGCCATGCCAGGGGCCATGAATTACAGCAATGGGCACTACATGCAGCCTCCATGGAACAGCATCTTGCCGACGCCAAACAGTGACAGCTCAGGGTCTCAGGACCTGGCTATTCCATTCCACGGGGGCCTTTCAGGGGCTTCCATAGACTGCACCCCTGGTGCCCAGTACAGAACCGGGGCCGGTGCCTCGGGCCAGACGAACGCGATGCAAACCATGGAGTACGTGGGCGGAGATTTCCAGACACCCTGCTTCAGAGAGCAGAACGCGGCCATGATGAAGATGCGCAGGCCCCCAGATACAGGCGACAGTCGAAATGTACATATTCATCACCCAGGGTACAGATGA